Proteins co-encoded in one Erinaceus europaeus chromosome 2, mEriEur2.1, whole genome shotgun sequence genomic window:
- the LOC103125775 gene encoding cytochrome P450 2B11-like: MELSALLLLTLLTGLLLLVVRGRPKNHGRLPPGPWPLPFLGNLLQMDRNGLLKSFMKLRDKYGDVFTVYLGPTPVVMLCGTETIKEALVDHADAFSGRGKIAVVDAVFQGYGVIFSNGESWKALRRFTLATMRDFGMGKRSIEERIQEEAQCLVEELRKDEGALQDPTLIFHSITANIICSIVFGERFSYSDPQFLRLLDLFFKSFALISSFPSQVFQLFSSVMKHFPGTHSQVYNNLQEINAFIGCSVERHRETLDPSAPRDFIDTYLLKMDKEKSNPNTEFHQKNLIITALSLFFAGTETTSTTLRYGFLLMLKYPHIRERVHKEIDQVIGSHRAPVLNDRVNMPYTDAVIHEIQRFGDLLPIGVPHIVTKDTHFRGHVIPKGTEVYPILHSALNDLSYFEKPDTFNPDHFLDANGALKKMEAFMPFSIGKRICLGEGIARAELFLFFTTILQNFTVTTTTAPEDIDLTPVACGVGKLPPPYKIRFLSR; encoded by the exons ATGGAGCTCAGTGCCCTCCTCCTTCTGACTCTCCTCACCGGCCTCCTGCTTCTAGTGGTCAGGGGTCGCCCCAAGAACCATGGCCGCCTCCCGCCAGGCCCCTGGCCTCTGCCCTTCCTGGGGAACCTCCTGCAGATGGATAGAAATGGCTTGCTGAAGTCCTTCATGAAG CTCCGGGACAAATATGGAGATGTCTTCACTGTGTACCTGGGGCCCACGCCAGTGGTCATGCTGTGTGGGACAGAGACCATCAAGGAGGCTCTGGTGGACCATGCTGATGCCTTCTCTGGCCGGGGAAAAATAGCTGTGGTTGATGCTGTCTTCCAGGGATATG GGGTGATCTTTTCTAATGGGGAGAGTTGGAAGGCCCTTCGGCGGTTCACTCTGGCTACCATGAGGGACTTTGGGATGGGGAAGCGGAGCATAGAGGAGCGGATTCAGGAGGAGGCTCAGTGTCTGGTGGAGGAGCTGCGGAAAGATGAGG gAGCCCTCCAGGACCCCACCCTGATCTTTCACTCCATCACGGCCAACATCATCTGCTCCATTGTCTTTGGGGAACGCTTCTCCTACAGTGACCCCCAGTTCCTGCGGCTGCTGGATCTTTTCTTTAAGAGCTTCGCACTCATCAGCTCCTTCCCCAGCCAG GTGTTCCAGCTCTTCTCTTCTGTCATGAAGCACTTTCCTGGTACACACTCTCAGGTCTACAACAACCTGCAGGAAATCAATGCCTTCATCGGGTGCAGCGTGGAGAGGCACCGAGAGACCCTGGACCCCAGTGCTCCTCGGGACTTCATCGACACCTACCTGCTCAAAATGGACAAA GAGAAGTCCAACCCCAACACTGAATTTCACCAAAAGAACCTCATCATCACTGCACTCTCGCTCTTCTTCGCCGGCACGGAGACCACCAGCACCACTCTGCGCTACGGATTCCTGCTCATGCTCAAGTACCCGCACATCAGAG AGAGAGTCCACAAGGAGATCGACCAGGTGATTGGCTCCCATCGCGCTCCAGTCCTCAATGACAGAGTCAACATGCCCTACACTGACGCAGTCATCCACGAGATCCAGAGATTCGGGGACCTTCTCCCCATTGGGGTGCCGCACATTGTCACCAAAGACACTCACTTCCGAGGGCACGTCATCCCCAAG GGCACTGAAGTTTATCCCATTTTGCACTCTGCTCTCAATGACCTGAGCTACTTTGAGAAACCAGACACCTTCAACCCTGACCACTTTCTGGATGCCAATGGGGCGCTGAAGAAGATGGAGGCCTTCATGCCTTTCTCTATAG GGAAGCGCATCTGCCTCGGGGAAGGCATCGCCCGTGCTGAGCTGTTCCTCTTCTTCACCACCATCCTGCAGAACTTCACCGTGACCACTACCACAGCCCCCGAGGACATTGATCTCACCCCTGTGGCCTGTGGGGTGGGCAAGCTGCCTCCACCCTACAAGATTCGCTTCCTGTCCCGCTGA